The Musa acuminata AAA Group cultivar baxijiao chromosome BXJ3-6, Cavendish_Baxijiao_AAA, whole genome shotgun sequence region GAATCCTCCACGGTCAACTTAATTTGCATCACATTGCAATCCCTCACCCATCTCACGTGCAAAGGTATGGTGAAATGGATGCTCCTTATAGCCCTGCTTTTTTCTCCCCAGGACCGCATGCTGTCAATGATCCACAGGAATTCCCATCTTCACCGTCGTCGGCAATATTTCACCTTGGGGCTGGGGAGTTAAGTGATAGGATTGCGGATGAGTATCTTAGGCAGGCAGGGGGACACCAACTATGTCAGTTTGACCATCAGTCTCCACCAACTATGGAAAATGTGATGTGGCTTCCTGCAGGGGCCATTATTCAGGAAAACTCTGGATTTCCAACTAATTTGGCCCATGCGCAAAATATGATTGAGAGCAATAGGATCTGTGAGCATTGCCATATGACTTTCCAGAGAAGCCACACGACTGTATCAGATGCACGTTTCGTTGACACACGCTGGAAGCATGGACAGCCATACATGGAGCAACCAAACATGATGAATGAATATGTGGGGCAATTTCCAAATTCATCAGCTGAGTGTTTTGGTGGCAGGGATCCATGCATGGTAAACCAAGACATGAAGATAGACCATGGTATCTGTGTCAAAGAACAGAATGAGCCTCACCATCCTTTCTATAATGAGTATGACCAGGGACGGGCGATACACAACCATCAGTTTCCTCAGAGACTTGAAGATTTGCGGATCCATCACAGCGGAACTGGGAGGGTGAATGAGCACTACATCATTGATGGCACTATGATGAATGTTCCATTTTCTCATGGAAATGTTAATGATGTCCATTCATTCCCTTCTAATTGCATTGGTCATGACAATGGGGATTATCTTCGACATGGTACTAATATTGGAAATGAAGTATTGCTTTCTCAACAGACAGTTGGAGGTGGTACCGGCACAAATGCACCTGGATTTGAAGACACTGAAGTTCAATATCATAATCAGCCTTTGGCATATGGAGTAGAGAGTCCTTGCCAAGCCTCAAACAATTTGCATCCGATTCAATCTTTATGGAGAAACAGACAGGCTCCTTGTCATCCTGGAACATCATATGAACCCTCCAACATGATGATGCCAAATGGTGCGCCTGATTCAGGTTTTATAAGATATATGCAGGAGGGAAGTCCAACGTTGCCATATGTTCGGGTTGAGGACCAAATTCCAAATGCCCTGTCAAGCCAGAACAATAGTATTCCACAGAGGATGCTTGGCCTCGATGAATCTGCTGCCTCAGATTATCTTAATCGCTATGGTCCTAGACAAAATCCTAATGTCACTGGTCAGGATGGTATGTTCTCAATTGCACATGATTATCCTGGTGAAATTAATGGTAAAGTTCCTACTGAAGCGGTACCTCTTGTGCACACACCTCCATACCCCGTTGAGAAAGAACTGATTGTTTCTTCTGCTTTCGCGATCAACCATCCCCCCGTAATGGCTTCTAACCGAAGTGTCCAGTTGCAAGTTGCAGCAGAGATAAATTTGACCATTGATGGGCAGAAAATAAGGCATGAGGTTTCAAAGAAACCTGATGAACACAGAATCCTTTCTCCTACACGTAGACAAAATCTAGAATTTGCTAAAAATGGACTGCAGCTTTCTGAAGTGGAAGGGCACCCAAGGAAATCTGTTGATGCCGACATTAATGTTTCTCATAGAGATCGCAATATGTCTGAGGAGAACTTGAATTTCTTACCTGAGTTGATTGCTTCTGTAAAGAAAGCAGTATTAGAAGGTGCTGAGGAGGCTGTAGCCAAGGTCCAATCAAATTCTTGTTTAGATATTTATTCTCCTCTCGTTGAGAAAGAATCATTATGTGAACATGAGGTGACTTTGGTTTTGAACATTTTGTGACTGCTTCATTCTCAAAGTTGGTTGGTTAGACTTGTTGCTCTTTGCTTGTACTTGCAGAATGCCTATGCCGATGTTCAACCTGACTCCAAAGCAATTGATGAACATGAACAAATTTGTAAAACTGACCCCAGGacagatgaaacagaagctcTAACGAAAGGGTTACAGGTGCCCTTTAGTTAACATGCTTATTTTTGCCTTAATCTGTTAAATTTCTTCATATCTTGTTCTTATTGATATATTCTTCTATTTGCAGAATTCAGATGTTCAACTTGACCCGGAAGGAAATAGCGAACATGATAAACTTTGTAAAATTGAGCCCACAACAGCTGAAGCTGAAGCTTTGGCAAAAGGGTTGCAGGTGTCTTTTAGTTAGAAATTTTCTTCTTGCCTTATCCTGCCGAATTTCTTCACATCTTTACTTGAGCCTAAAATCTTTCTTCAGACAATAAAAAATGATGATCTGGAAGAAATTAGGGAGCTCGGTTCCGGCACATTTGGTTCTGTCTACTATGGCAAATGGAGAGGTTCTGATGTGGCTATAAAAAGAATAAAAGCTAGTTGTTTTGCAGGGAGGCCATCCGAGAGAGAACGCCTGGTAGTTTCTACTCTTTTACATCAAAATTTCATTATATTTGTTGGTTATATAGGTCTTGCGTGAGCAATATCCATACCGAATATAAGAGATCTGCCATTACAGAAAAGATTTTCATCCCTTTTTATGTTGTATTTTAACAGTATTTTTAGGTTTTCCCTCCATCCAATCAACTGATTGTAAATGTAACTATGCCTTTTTAGCAAATATCACCCCACTTCTATTGATGGTGGATCCAGTGCTTAATTGCTCTTGGAAATGttctattgatagaaactttgtggGTTTGCCTATTGTTGCTGTTGATTTAACTAAGGTGTGAATTAAAAAATTATGGGTAAATCACTCACAAATcactgtatcatgaatgcttggcaTAGCTCTGCTGTTTAAAGAAGTTAAACCGGAATGGTATGATCTCGTTCCAGTGAGTAGTATATGGTTATATTGGCTTAGTGAATATATTTTGATGAGAGATAAATGCATGAAACCAGTAGAAACATAGTTTCATATCAAATGCGACACAAATGTTTTATTTTAGCAATAAAAAGGACCCTTTGAATCAACAAATAGATTGTCAACTGAATCAAATATCTTGAACTCACAGCTTGAGTTTTGACTTGATATGCATCATTAGGATCGACAACAACAATTATtaaataacaagcctgatttttagACTATTTCAATTGTATAGATGTTAGGTAACCAGATTGTAGTTTGGGTCTAGAATTTAAATAAATTGTGTATAGTCTCATTCTTTTGAATCATGATCTAGGTATCCAAGCAGACAAGGTTCCATCCAATTTAAAAtctagggagggtcaatgtaAACAATCTTACCATTCAAATAGGCTATTTTCATGAATCAAACCTTAGTTATCTAGTTCAAAGGAGTAAGCTTAGCTTGGCACCAATGGTCACCCTCATAGAGTCTTgatttagttttcttttttttctttccctttttttgttATACCTGGTAATCATTCAGTCattttttacaatgttgatagtcatttttaattatattggTGTTAAGTATTTTAATTCTTGATAGCATGGTTTAGGAAAGATTTTAGTCAGTAGCATTTTGAGTCTGGAGAGCTCTATATGTCTCTTTATGTGAATTAGGTAAGTTATTCATTGCATGCtgcatcaattggtatcaaatcATCCATGCTGGGCTTTTGCTACGTCTTTTTAGTCGATTTAAATACCACAATTCCGTGGTGAAAATTTCTGCATGCAACATGGCTACAAAATTTTATGCAATCCTAGAGGGAACACCTACAATGGCAAGAACAACTTCTAGGATGTTTTACTGTTGAAGAGATTGCAGAAACTGAGCATAATTGGATTTCTGGTGAATTAAAGCAGGATCATTGGTGCATATACATGGCATTTATTATCCAAGTCATGTCCTGCCACAATCCCACTACCAGATGGATGATCTTCCTAACCCTTGTCTCAGATGAACCGATTTCTATTGCCAAATAAAAGCTGTCATTTTGTGTTAAGTCTATGCTATGTAAGCACGTATTTGAAAATTGACTCTATGTAGTAAAAGATCTAGACGACATCATGAAGTCTTCATTCAGATAGGACCCATTTGTCTCATCatgtttttttacttattatatgcgCTTTTGCTAAAGCCACATAAGCATGAAGAGAGATTTTGATGCCTTATTTCTCCAAGTCATTTCTACTAATTTATTTAAGACTATATCATTCAATTGATTCAAGGACTACCTCATTTTCATTTGGTCTCTAAATTCTTGCCATGACTGACCATTTTCTGTGCAACTTGAATAAGAAATGAATCTCTTTGCACATTGTCTTTGCC contains the following coding sequences:
- the LOC135581693 gene encoding uncharacterized protein LOC135581693 isoform X1 → MELGATAVAAADDSSPRVKLLCSFGGSILPRPLDGRLRYVGGENRILTVPRDVSYEDLLARIRELFDAVSIIKYQQPEEDLDALVSVVNDDDVMNMMEEYDKLSATGDGVMRLRIFLFSHYPDLDVAGATTHFDNDERETERRYIDALNSLSDNKSPSPPDTSDHYLGHPGIDGGILHGQLNLHHIAIPHPSHVQRYGEMDAPYSPAFFSPGPHAVNDPQEFPSSPSSAIFHLGAGELSDRIADEYLRQAGGHQLCQFDHQSPPTMENVMWLPAGAIIQENSGFPTNLAHAQNMIESNRICEHCHMTFQRSHTTVSDARFVDTRWKHGQPYMEQPNMMNEYVGQFPNSSAECFGGRDPCMVNQDMKIDHGICVKEQNEPHHPFYNEYDQGRAIHNHQFPQRLEDLRIHHSGTGRVNEHYIIDGTMMNVPFSHGNVNDVHSFPSNCIGHDNGDYLRHGTNIGNEVLLSQQTVGGGTGTNAPGFEDTEVQYHNQPLAYGVESPCQASNNLHPIQSLWRNRQAPCHPGTSYEPSNMMMPNGAPDSGFIRYMQEGSPTLPYVRVEDQIPNALSSQNNSIPQRMLGLDESAASDYLNRYGPRQNPNVTGQDGMFSIAHDYPGEINGKVPTEAVPLVHTPPYPVEKELIVSSAFAINHPPVMASNRSVQLQVAAEINLTIDGQKIRHEVSKKPDEHRILSPTRRQNLEFAKNGLQLSEVEGHPRKSVDADINVSHRDRNMSEENLNFLPELIASVKKAVLEGAEEAVAKVQSNSCLDIYSPLVEKESLCEHENAYADVQPDSKAIDEHEQICKTDPRTDETEALTKGLQNSDVQLDPEGNSEHDKLCKIEPTTAEAEALAKGLQTIKNDDLEEIRELGSGTFGSVYYGKWRGSDVAIKRIKASCFAGRPSERERLIADFWKEALIMSCLHHPNVVSFYGVVRDGPGGSLATVTEFMVNGSLKQFLQKKDRTIDRRKRLIIAMDVAFGMEYLHGKNIVHFDLKCENLLVNMRDPHRPICKIGDLGLSKVKQHTLVSGGLRGTLPWMAPELLSGKSNMVSEKIDVYSFGIVMWELLTGEEPYADMRCASIIGGIVNNSIRPKIPSWCDPEWKSLMESCWSSDPALRPSFSEISQKLRKMAAAINLK
- the LOC135581693 gene encoding uncharacterized protein LOC135581693 isoform X2, yielding MELGATAVAAADDSSPRVKLLCSFGGSILPRPLDGRLRYVGGENRILTVPRDVSYEDLLARIRELFDAVSIIKYQQPEEDLDALVSVVNDDDVMNMMEEYDKLSATGDGVMRLRIFLFSHYPDLDVAGATTHFDNDERETERRYIDALNSLSDNKSPSPPDTSDHYLGHPGIDGGILHGQLNLHHIAIPHPSHVQRYGEMDAPYSPAFFSPGPHAVNDPQEFPSSPSSAIFHLGAGELSDRIADEYLRQAGGHQLCQFDHQSPPTMENVMWLPAGAIIQENSGFPTNLAHAQNMIESNRICEHCHMTFQRSHTTVSDARFVDTRWKHGQPYMEQPNMMNEYVGQFPNSSAECFGGRDPCMVNQDMKIDHGICVKEQNEPHHPFYNEYDQGRAIHNHQFPQRLEDLRIHHSGTGRVNEHYIIDGTMMNVPFSHGNVNDVHSFPSNCIGHDNGDYLRHGTNIGNEVLLSQQTVGGGTGTNAPGFEDTEVQYHNQPLAYGVESPCQASNNLHPIQSLWRNRQAPCHPGTSYEPSNMMMPNGAPDSGFIRYMQEGSPTLPYVRVEDQIPNALSSQNNSIPQRMLGLDESAASDYLNRYGPRQNPNVTGQDGMFSIAHDYPGEINGKVPTEAVPLVHTPPYPVEKELIVSSAFAINHPPVMASNRSVQLQVAAEINLTIDGQKIRHEVSKKPDEHRILSPTRRQNLEFAKNGLQLSEVEGHPRKSVDADINVSHRDRNMSEENLNFLPELIASVKKAVLEGAEEAVAKNAYADVQPDSKAIDEHEQICKTDPRTDETEALTKGLQNSDVQLDPEGNSEHDKLCKIEPTTAEAEALAKGLQTIKNDDLEEIRELGSGTFGSVYYGKWRGSDVAIKRIKASCFAGRPSERERLIADFWKEALIMSCLHHPNVVSFYGVVRDGPGGSLATVTEFMVNGSLKQFLQKKDRTIDRRKRLIIAMDVAFGMEYLHGKNIVHFDLKCENLLVNMRDPHRPICKIGDLGLSKVKQHTLVSGGLRGTLPWMAPELLSGKSNMVSEKIDVYSFGIVMWELLTGEEPYADMRCASIIGGIVNNSIRPKIPSWCDPEWKSLMESCWSSDPALRPSFSEISQKLRKMAAAINLK